Part of the Arachis hypogaea cultivar Tifrunner chromosome 6, arahy.Tifrunner.gnm2.J5K5, whole genome shotgun sequence genome, GGCGTGATTGGTCGTTTAAGAGGAATGATTGACTTCTTTTCAACATCACGAGACAATGCCTTCCTCATATCTGAAAACAAAGCATAAAATGTTGAGATACTAACAAGATGAGCTTTATTAACATAAAAGAATGCCAAGTACAATAACAAGGAAGCATACCCAATCCATCTTCTTCCCCAGAGTAGTAGCGTAGCACTCGTCGATAAATCACATAGCCAAGCTAGATATCAATTATGAAAGGAAAAAAGAGTAATTAGTCAGCAATTCTAACTTTAGAATAAGGAAATCCTTacctaaaatagaaaataaactcctaatcCAACATATGGATATCCAACACTATTCCATCCCCAATTTACAGTGGCATTATACCTTAATCCATAATACAGATACCCAACACTATTTACTATGTTAATGCACTCATTTTACATGAAAATATCCATTTCAATATGTATCTGTAGCCGACAGCTGACAGACTTTTACTTAGGTTAGGACAATTTGTGGTTACTCAGATTCTAATTACAGTATTGGACATAACATAGCTTAATTAACTTATCACAAACATGTATCAATGAGTCTCTATACCTTAAATAGTTGATAATCTAATTTTCTTCCAATAGTCTCAGAAAATTTAACTTTTTCAAAGTTCTTGCAAAACAGCTTATGATTTGTTACTTGTTAGCATGTTGCCACTGAGTAAAAAACAATGGTGTTCCAGCAACACAAGGGAATATAATAGGGAAAAATACACAAAGCTGTGGAGTAAAAGACACAGTTGTTGCCAAATTGATGAAAATTATGGGGTGTATGAAGGTTAATGAATCTGTCCTCATCAGATGATTTGAAATAACAGTTTGCACtggtttgattttgattttttatttttatttaaaaaaaaaaactgttttcTCTACACCCTTTTTTCTCCACTACTCCTACAGGTTTATTGATAAAACAAGAGATACTGGAGGAAAGAGGATATAGAACAGGACAATCAGAGCACACACAGCGAAGAAAAATGGAAAGTACAAAATCATTACCTTTTCATACATCTTGATGGCTGGTGCATTTGATGCTCTCACAAAAAGATCAACGAAATAAGCCTTGTCACTACAAAAACCACATTCTTAACATGTCATATACACAACAATGACTCAATGAGGGTACCACTAACTTGTGTATTTTCACCAGAAACAAACACCATCCCCCAAAGTTAAAAGAAACACTCTCATGTTTAATAAACTGCACCACTTATTTATTAATGATGTAACAAGAATAGGAAAAGTCAGAGGCCAAGCGAATGCTTCAGAAACCAGAAGCTCAAGATAAATAAATAGCACATCAGATACTAATGCCTTACATGTTGTCGCTGATGTCTTCTAGCAAATTCATGAGTTTCTTGGCTAATTGCTGCCGCCGATACTCGGGAGCAACGGTTACTGCAGTGACATGCCCATGCCAAGATTCTCCTTGTCCCTCTACTTTACCCATAACTACATTCATTACATTTGTGTTAATATCCCATTGTAATTcgaaagaaggcaagaaaaacaTCGGCTTTTCACATTGTATGACTTAATATGCAGTTCATCACCAGATCCGAATGTCACATCATGCGGCATCAGTAGATTCCCTCTTCTTATTTCCTAATGTTGACGAATTAAGACTAATTTCGTAGCTAAAAAAATAggaaattccataattttataaCATGATATCCGTGCCCTAAACCAAGCTAAGACTAATATTGGAGCACACATACATACACCGAAGaacaacacaaaacaaaccaATAATTTGAATAACTTACTGTAACCCATGATTCGGTTTCCAGGGCCTTCGGCAACATGAAAATAGTCTGGCCATCTGGCGAGATAGGTCATGTAGAAAGACATATTGAACTGAAACACAAAATCATCAAGTTGAGCTGAga contains:
- the LOC112696218 gene encoding N-terminal acetyltransferase B complex catalytic subunit NAA20 isoform X3 translates to MTTIRRFCCNDLLRFASVNLDHLTETFNMSFYMTYLARWPDYFHVAEGPGNRIMGYIMGKVEGQGESWHGHVTAVTVAPEYRRQQLAKKLMNLLEDISDNIDKAYFVDLFVRASNAPAIKMYEKLGYVIYRRVLRYYSGEEDGLDMRKALSRDVEKKSIIPLKRPITPDELE
- the LOC112696218 gene encoding N-terminal acetyltransferase B complex catalytic subunit NAA20 isoform X2, which encodes MTTIRRFCCNDLLRFASVNLDHLTETFNMSFYMTYLARWPDYFHVAEGPGNRIMGYIMGKVEGQGESWHGHVTAVTVAPEYRRQQLAKKLMNLLEDISDNIDKAYFVDLFVRASNAPAIKMYEKLGYVIYRRVLRYYSGEEDGLDMRKALSRDVEKKSIIPLKRPITPDELEYD
- the LOC112696218 gene encoding N-terminal acetyltransferase B complex catalytic subunit NAA20 isoform X1 encodes the protein MTTIRRFCCNDLLRFASVNLDHLTETFNMSFYMTYLARWPDYFHVAEGPGNRIMGYIMGKVEGQGESWHGHVTAVTVAPEYRRQQLAKKLMNLLEDISDNIDKAYFVDLFVRASNAPAIKMYEKLGYVIYRRVLRYYSGEEDGLDMRKALSRDVEKKSIIPLKRPITPDELEKVCWKG